In the genome of Calothrix sp. PCC 6303, the window ACATTAACTTCCTCAGTTGATCTAACTTCTAAAATCTTCGTGATTTGAGATTGGGTATCAATCCGAAAACTCAAATTACATAATTTCAAATTTGAAATCGTTCGTCTTGTAGTCAAAAGTAAGGAAAATCAAAATGGATCCATTAGTTGCTGCTGCTTCCGTTCTCGCTGCTGCCCTCGCAATTGGTTTAGCTGCAATTGGACCTGGTATCGGTCAAGGTAACGCAGCCGGTGAAGCAGTATCAGGTATTGCTCGTCAGCCAGAAGCAGAAGGCAAAATTCGCGGTACTCTACTGTTGACCTTGGCGTTCATGGAATCTTTGACCATCTACGGTTTGGTTATCGCTCTAGTATTACTGTTTGCTAACCCCTTCGCCTCATAAGGTTCGTTAATAGTAGAGGCGCGTTTATCCTGAGACCAAATATTCATTTCAGTATTAATGCGTCTCTACCATTAACTTAAAAAAGATCTATCCCTGATTGGCAGAGGGATTTAAAAATATGAGAGATTTTTTGAAGTTTGCAGCCTGCGGCAAAAATTATGGTGATAGTTAAGGGTAAATACCTAAAATTATTTCCAATTTACCGCAAGCAACTTCAGGAATGATTTAGCTTCCTATGGAAACTAACGTGCAAGCCAAAGAGGGAAAATAATGTTTGATTTCAATGCAACTTTACCAGTAATGGCGTTGCAGTTCCTGCTATTGGCAGCTTTGTTAAATGCAATTTT includes:
- the atpE gene encoding ATP synthase F0 subunit C, with amino-acid sequence MDPLVAAASVLAAALAIGLAAIGPGIGQGNAAGEAVSGIARQPEAEGKIRGTLLLTLAFMESLTIYGLVIALVLLFANPFAS